A window from Peromyscus eremicus chromosome 5, PerEre_H2_v1, whole genome shotgun sequence encodes these proteins:
- the Slc12a4 gene encoding solute carrier family 12 member 4 isoform X2, which produces MRAGGAGRPRAAGTAGWRPGPRAESARCLTSPWCRWTGRGAATMTTSRGSAGWTTGSAPSGRTRTEELDIRPKVSSLLGKLVSYTNLTQGAKDHEEAESGEGARRRAAKAPSMGTLMGVYLPCLQNIFGVILFLRLTWMVGTAGVLQALLIVLICCCCTLLTAISMSAIATNGVVPAGGSYFMISRSLGPEFGGAVGLCFYLGTTFAAAMYILGAIEILLTYIAPPAAIFHPSGTHDMSSATLNNMRVYGTIFLTFMTLVVFVGVKYVNKFASLFLACVIISILSIYAGGIKSIFDPPVFPVCMLGNRTLSRDQFDICAKTVTVNNETVATRLWSFFCHSPNLTADSCDPYFLLNNVTEIPGIPGAAAGVLQENLWSAYLEKGEVVEKHGLPSTDTLGLKESLSLYVVADIATSFTVLVGIFFPSVTGIMAGSNRSGDLRDAQKSIPVGTILAIVTTSLVYFSSVILFGACIEGVVLRDKYGDGVSRNLVVGTLAWPSPWVIVVGSFFSTCGAGLQSLTGAPRLLQAIAKDNIIPFLRVFGHGKANGEPTWALLLTALIAELGILIASLDMVAPILSMFFLMCYLFVNLACAVQTLLRTPNWRPRFRYYHWALSFLGMSLCLALMFVSSWYYALVAMLIAGMIYKYIEYQGAEKEWGDGIRGLSLSAARYALLRLEEGPPHTKNWRPQLLVLLKLDEDLHVKYPRLLTFASQLKAGKGLTIVGSVIQGSFLESYGEAQAAEQTIKNMMEIEKVKGFCQVVVASKVREGLAHLIQSCGLGGMRHNSVVLGWPYGWRQSEDPRAWKTFIDTVRCTTAAHLALLVPKNIAFYPSNHERYLEGHIDVWWIVHDGGMLMLLPFLLRQHKVWRKCRMRIFTVAQMDDNSIQMKKDLAIFLYHLRLEAEVEVVEMHNSDISAYTYERTLMMEQRSQMLRQMRLTKTERDREAQLVKDRHSALRLESLYSDEEDESAAGADKIQMTWTRDKYMPESWDPSHAPDNFRELVHIKPDQSNVRRMHTAVKLNEVIVTRSHDARLVLLNMPGPPKNSEGDENYMEFLEVLTEGLERVLLVRGGGREVITIYS; this is translated from the exons GCACCCAGCATGGGCACCCTCATGGGGGTGTACCTTCCCTGCCTGCAGAATATCTTTGGGGTCATCCTCTTCCTGCGGCTGACCTGGATGGTGGGCACAGCTGGCGTGCTGCAGGCCCTCCTCATTGTCCtcatctgctgctgctgt ACCCTGCTGACAGCCATCTCCATGAGTGCCATTGCCACCAACGGTGTGGTACCAG CCGGTGGCTCCTACTTCATGATTTCCCGTTCACTGGGACCAGAATTTGGAGGTGCTGTGGGCCTGTGCTTCTACTTGGGGACGACATTTGCAGCAGCCATGTATATCCTAGGGGCCATTGAGATCTTGCTG ACCTACATTGCTCCGCCAGCTGCCATCTTCCACCCGTCGGGCACCCATGACATGTCAAGTGCCACCTTGAATAATATGCGGGTGTATGGGACCATTTTTCTGACTTTTATGACCCTGGTGGTGTTTGTTGGTGTCAAGTATGTGAACAAATTTGCCTCGCTTTTCCTGGCCTGTGTGATCATCTCCATCCTTTCTATTTATGCTGGAGGCATCAAGTCTATTTTTGACCCTCCCGTGTTTCC GGTGTGCATGCTGGGCAACAGAACCCTGTCTCGGGACCAGTTTGACATCTGTGCCAAGACAGTTACAGTGAACAATGAGACAGTGGCCACCCGGCTGTGGAGTTTCTTCTGCCACAGCCCCAACCTTACTGCTGACTCCTGTGACCCCTACTTCCTGCTCAACAATGTGACCGAAATCCCTGGCATACCTGGGGCAGCTGCTGGTGTGCTCCAGG AAAACCTATGGAGTGCTTACCTGGAGAAGGGTGAGGTCGTGGAGAAGCATGGGCTGCCCTCTACAGATACCCTTGGCCTGAAGGAGAGCCTATCCCTGTATGTGGTGGCTGACATTGCCACATCCTTCACGGTGCTGGTTGGCATCTTTTTCCCTTCTGTAACAG GCATCATGGCTGGCTCGAACCGCTCCGGGGACCTCCGTGATGCTCAGAAGTCTATCCCGGTGGGGACCATTCTGGCCATTGTCACCACTTCACTTGTGT ACTTCAGCAGCGTGATTCTCTTTGGTGCCTGCATTGAGGGTGTAGTGCTCAGGGACAA GTACGGTGATGGCGTCAGCAGGAACCTGGTGGTGGGCACCTTGGCCTGGCCTTCACCCTGGGTCATTGTCGTCGGCTCCTTCTTCTCAACATGTGGTGCTGGCCTCCAAAGCCTTACTGGGGCACCACGTTTATTGCAAGCCATTGCCAAGGATAACATCATCCCCTTCCTCCGG GTGTTTGGCCATGGGAAAGCAAATGGTGAGCCAACGTGGGCACTCCTCCTGACGGCACTCATCGCTGAGCTGGGCATCCTCATCGCCTCCCTTGACATGGTGGCCCCCATTCTCTCCAT GTTCTTTCTGATGTGTTACCTGTTTGTAAACTTGGCCTGTGCTGTACAGACGCTTCTGAGGACCCCCAACTGGCGGCCCCGATTCAGATACTATCACTG GGCACTGTCCTTCCTGGGCATGAGTCTCTGCCTGGCCCTTATGTTTGTCTCTTCCTGGTACTACGCCCTCGTCGCCATGCTCATCGCAGGCATGATCTACAAGTACATCGAGTACCAAGG GGCTGAGAAGGAGTGGGGCGACGGGATCCGAGGCCTGTCCCTGAGTGCCGCACGCTATGCGCTGCTGAGGCTGGAAGAAGGGCCTCCTCACACCAAGAACTGGCG GCCTCAGCTCCTGGTGCTGCTGAAGCTAGACGAAGACCTTCACGTGAAGTACCCCCGGCTCCTCACCTTTGCCTCCCAGCTTAAGGCCGGGAAGGGCCTGACAATCGTTGGCTCCGTCATCCAGGGCAGCTTCTTAGAGAGCTATGGTGAGGCTCAGGCTGCTGAGCAG ACAATCAAGAACATGATGGAgattgagaaagttaaaggcttctgccaggtagtggtggccaGCAAGGTTCGAGAGGGGCTGGCCCACCTCATCCAGTCTTGCGGCCTGGGCGGCATGCGACATAACTCTGTGGTGCTGGGCTGGCCCTATGGCTGGCGACAGAGTGAGGACCCACGTGCCTGGAAGACCTTTATTG ACACTGTGCGCTGTACCACAGCTGCCCACCTGGCCCTGCTGGTGCCAAAGAACATAGCTTTCTACCCCAGCAACCACGAGCGCTACCTGGAGGGCCACATTGACGTGTGGTGGATCGTGCATGATGGAGGCATGCTTATGCTTTTGCCCTTCCTGCTGCGTCAACATAAG GTCTGGAGGAAGTGCCGGATGCGCATTTTCACCGTGGCCCAGATGGATGACAACAGCATCCAGATGAAGAAGGATCTGGCCATCTTCCTGTATCACCTCCGCCTGGAAGCGGAAGTGGAGGTGGTCGAGATG catAACAGTGACATCTCTGCGTATACCTATGAGCGGACACTGATGATGGAGCAGCGGTCTCAGATGCTGCGGCAGATGAGGCTGACCAAAACCGAGCGGGATCGAGAG GCCCAGCTGGTCAAGGATAGGCACTCAGCTCTGCGGCTAGAGAGCCTTTACTCAGATGAGGAGGATGAGTCTGCAGCAGGGGCCGACAAGATCCAGATGACATGGACCAGAGACAAGTACATGCCTGAGTCCTGGGACCCCAGCCATGCCCCTGACAACTTCCGGGAGCTGGTGCACATTAAGCC GGATCAGTCCAATGTGCGGCGCATGCACACTGCTGTGAAGCTCAATGAAGTCATTGTCACACGGTCCCATGATGCCCGCCTGGTCCTTCTGAACATGCCTGGCCCCCCTAAGAACAGTGAGGGTGATGAGAACT ACATGGAATTCCTTGAAGTGCTCACTGAGGGCCTTGAACGGGTGTTGTTGGTGCGTGGAGGTGGCCGTGAAGTCATCACCATCTATTCCTGA